From the genome of Wolbachia endosymbiont (group B) of Parapoynx stratiotata, one region includes:
- a CDS encoding IS256 family transposase, producing MGQANRTTGLVDYKELETNILSSIREGRPLTGRDGALTPFIKRLLEASLEGEIESHMSAKSEENNRRNGRNAKTLRTSSGSFELLTPRDREGSFEPQIVKKRQTSLHPELEAKVLSTYASGMGYRDIASHVEEIYDHKISAAEISSITDKLLPVINEWRSRPLQSVYPIVFMDGMFFKVKEDGHCISKCMYNILGINQNGRKEVLGFYLAESEGANFWLGVLNDLKERGVEDILIACIDGLKSFPAAINSVFPKAEVQLCIVHQIRNSLKYVSSKDVKVFMNDLKKIYRASSKEIAENYLLELEEKWGEKYPLVIKSWQNNWENLSSYFKYSGQVRKLIYTTNPIEGLHRQIRKFTKTKGSFTSTNALYKQVYCAIKKVEQKWIMALPNWALTMSQLDIFFPDRLKIELN from the coding sequence ATGGGTCAAGCAAATAGAACTACTGGTTTGGTAGATTATAAAGAATTAGAAACAAATATCCTGTCATCTATACGAGAAGGAAGACCATTGACAGGAAGAGATGGAGCATTAACACCGTTTATAAAAAGGTTGCTAGAGGCAAGTCTGGAAGGTGAAATAGAAAGCCACATGTCAGCTAAAAGTGAAGAAAATAACCGAAGAAATGGAAGGAATGCAAAAACTTTACGTACAAGTTCAGGCTCATTTGAACTATTAACACCAAGAGACAGAGAAGGAAGCTTTGAACCGCAAATAGTCAAAAAAAGGCAAACAAGCCTACATCCAGAACTTGAAGCAAAGGTCTTAAGCACATATGCCAGTGGCATGGGATACAGAGATATAGCTTCACATGTTGAGGAAATATATGACCACAAAATATCAGCAGCAGAGATATCCAGTATTACTGATAAACTGCTACCAGTAATCAATGAATGGCGCAGCCGCCCACTGCAATCAGTGTATCCAATAGTGTTTATGGATGGCATGTTCTTTAAGGTCAAGGAGGACGGACATTGTATAAGTAAATGCATGTATAATATATTGGGCATAAATCAAAATGGCAGAAAAGAAGTATTAGGTTTTTATTTGGCTGAAAGTGAAGGAGCTAACTTCTGGTTGGGAGTTCTAAATGACCTAAAAGAGCGAGGAGTAGAAGATATTCTAATTGCCTGCATTGATGGGCTAAAAAGCTTTCCTGCGGCTATAAATAGTGTGTTTCCTAAGGCAGAAGTACAGCTATGTATAGTGCATCAGATAAGGAATTCACTGAAATATGTATCTAGCAAAGATGTAAAAGTTTTCATGAATGATTTGAAAAAAATATATCGTGCTTCAAGTAAAGAGATCGCTGAGAATTATCTGCTTGAGCTGGAAGAAAAATGGGGAGAGAAGTATCCTTTAGTTATAAAATCCTGGCAGAACAATTGGGAAAACTTATCCAGTTATTTTAAGTATTCTGGGCAAGTTAGGAAGCTGATTTACACCACCAATCCAATTGAGGGGTTGCATAGACAAATCAGGAAATTTACTAAAACTAAGGGTTCATTTACTAGTACAAATGCCTTGTACAAACAGGTATATTGTGCTATAAAAAAGGTAGAGCAAAAGTGGATTATGGCTCTCCCTAATTGGGCTTTAACTATGTCTCAACTTGATATTTTCTTTCCAGATAGATTGAAAATTGAGTTGAACTAA
- a CDS encoding ankyrin repeat domain-containing protein, which produces MEYERLLKILRTISDLNENNIIERIKEELEKEDPDTYKKWQDNGFNINYTFDDQSTLLHIAARNDLVKIAELLIKKGGNVNTADQDGWNPLHFAAASGSIGVVEILIANGANVNAADQDGCTPLHCAAHNGHKEIVELLLDTGANVDAVDKVKITPLHAAVRFGYTEIIKVLIANGANVNTADQNGCTPLHCAAHNANKEIVELLLDTGANVDAVSQAESTALHHAVSAENCQVEIVKAIIEKEAAVDIADKYGRTPLCWAIRNGYSEIARILLENKADPLLGHKSFNTLKLLIELIKNDFKHSKKAEETQQQEDDEYELIKYGNVQKSVSSRIFSSTQFSIYLERKYQVET; this is translated from the coding sequence ATGGAATATGAACGGTTGTTAAAAATATTAAGGACAATAAGTGACTTAAATGAGAACAATATAATCGAAAGGATAAAAGAGGAATTGGAAAAAGAAGATCCAGACACGTATAAAAAGTGGCAAGATAATGGATTTAACATAAATTATACATTCGATGATCAAAGTACATTGTTACATATAGCTGCTAGAAATGATCTTGTAAAGATAGCAGAGCTTTTAATAAAAAAAGGGGGTAATGTTAATACAGCAGATCAAGATGGATGGAATCCTTTACACTTTGCTGCTGCAAGTGGTAGTATAGGAGTGGTAGAGATTCTCATAGCAAACGGGGCTAATGTTAATGCAGCAGATCAAGATGGGTGTACTCCTTTGCATTGTGCTGCTCACAATGGACATAAAGAGATAGTAGAACTCCTATTAGACACGGGGGCTAATGTTGATGCAGTAGATAAAGTTAAGATAACTCCTTTACACGCTGCTGTTCGCTTTGGTTATACAGAGATAATAAAAGTTCTCATAGCAAACGGGGCTAATGTTAATACAGCAGATCAAAATGGGTGTACTCCTTTGCATTGTGCTGCTCACAATGCAAATAAAGAGATAGTAGAACTCCTATTAGACACGGGAGCTAATGTTGATGCAGTAAGTCAGGCTGAGAGTACTGCATTACATCATGCTGTTTCTGCTGAAAATTGCCAAGTGGAAATAGTAAAAGCTATCATAGAAAAGGAAGCTGCTGTTGACATAGCGGATAAATACGGGCGTACTCCGTTATGCTGGGCTATTAGAAATGGCTATTCAGAAATAGCAAGAATTCTACTTGAAAACAAAGCAGATCCTTTATTGGGACATAAAAGTTTTAACACATTAAAGCTCTTGATTGAATTAATAAAAAATGATTTTAAGCACTCTAAGAAAGCAGAAGAAACACAGCAACAAGAGGATGATGAATATGAATTGATTAAATACGGGAACGTTCAAAAAAGTGTGTCAAGCCGCATTTTTAGTTCAACTCAATTTTCAATCTATCTGGAAAGAAAATATCAAGTTGAGACATAG
- the mutS gene encoding DNA mismatch repair protein MutS, giving the protein MNLIREKNTPVMEQYLNLKAQYTDHLLFYRLGDFYELFFDDAIKAAKLLNIVLTKKGNSNGQEIPMCGVPAHSSESYLHKLIDLGFKVAICDQLETADEAKKRGYKSIVKRDVVRVVTPGTIIEDSLLEDKSNNYLASIVGQNDEYAISWLELSTGKFFHILTSLKALDSDLLRISPRELLISEKFTEDEKIRSILKNYKISITQHAQSFFEYSKSHRTLCEFYKIRELGSIGNFSKVEIMACGALLEYVRVTQRGSIPRLEFPKTYKQQNFMLIDASARRNLELFSTQFGEKKGSLISVIDHTVTASGGRLLKQMLASPLACSKAINLRLSTAQFFVNNHEPRRKIREILSNIPDIERSLSRLILGRGSPKDMNLLKIGLGKTLELSEFLSTLHNYCLSEKSEINSQMSFQCLTREKEPVSTTQVISSDESELSTIHKSLGNHKDLFELLNSAILDNNLSFVKEGGFIHSKYNSELSELSYILNNSNKLITKLRESYRDLTGIAALKILHNNILGYYVEVSANHKITSDIFIHRQSLANSMRYTTNELKELENKILTARDAAIGLEMKIFSELCSEVAKESEKIALAANALAKLDIRTAFAELAVQNNYVKPIIDDSKEFNICSGRHPVVEVNDKFIANSINLAGIHLITGPNMAGKSTFLRQNALIAVLAHMGSFVPAESAHVGVIDKIFSRVGATDNITAGYSTFMVEMIETATIVNQATDRSLVILDEIGRGTGVYDGLSIAQAVIEHIHNVNKCRAIFATHYHELTKVGEYLENVKCFCMKIKEWKGEVIFLHEVIEGVADESYGIHVAKLAGFPDSVLNRAREVFEELKA; this is encoded by the coding sequence ATGAACTTAATAAGAGAAAAAAATACCCCTGTAATGGAGCAATATTTAAATTTGAAAGCTCAATACACGGATCATCTATTGTTTTATAGACTGGGCGATTTTTATGAATTGTTTTTCGATGATGCTATTAAAGCTGCGAAATTGCTGAATATAGTGCTAACCAAGAAAGGCAATTCAAATGGGCAAGAAATACCAATGTGTGGAGTGCCAGCACACAGTAGTGAGTCTTACCTGCACAAGCTAATAGATTTAGGATTCAAAGTAGCAATCTGTGACCAATTAGAAACTGCTGATGAAGCAAAAAAGAGGGGATATAAATCCATAGTAAAACGTGATGTAGTGCGAGTTGTAACTCCAGGTACAATTATAGAAGATTCACTACTGGAGGATAAAAGCAATAATTATCTCGCATCCATAGTTGGACAAAATGACGAATATGCTATTAGTTGGCTTGAATTATCGACGGGAAAATTTTTTCACATTTTAACGAGTTTGAAAGCTCTAGATAGTGATTTATTGCGTATATCACCAAGAGAATTATTAATTTCTGAAAAATTCACTGAGGACGAAAAAATTAGATCGATTTTAAAAAATTATAAAATATCAATTACGCAACACGCACAGAGCTTTTTTGAGTATAGTAAATCTCACAGAACGTTATGCGAGTTTTATAAAATCAGGGAACTTGGGAGTATAGGAAATTTCAGCAAAGTAGAAATCATGGCGTGTGGTGCACTGCTTGAATATGTCAGAGTAACACAAAGGGGCTCCATTCCAAGGCTTGAATTCCCAAAAACCTATAAGCAACAAAATTTCATGCTTATTGATGCTTCAGCAAGGAGAAACCTTGAGTTGTTTTCAACTCAATTTGGTGAAAAGAAAGGTTCACTAATTTCAGTTATTGATCACACAGTAACAGCCTCTGGTGGACGCCTGCTCAAACAAATGCTCGCTTCACCCCTTGCTTGCTCTAAGGCAATTAATTTGAGGCTCAGCACCGCTCAATTTTTTGTAAATAATCATGAGCCACGCAGAAAAATACGAGAGATATTATCTAACATTCCAGATATTGAGAGGTCTTTATCGCGCTTAATACTAGGGCGTGGTTCACCAAAGGATATGAACCTATTAAAAATAGGCCTAGGAAAAACTTTAGAGTTGTCTGAGTTTCTGTCTACCTTGCATAATTATTGTTTAAGTGAAAAATCAGAAATTAACTCTCAGATGTCATTCCAGTGCTTGACCAGAGAAAAGGAACCAGTGTCTACTACTCAGGTGATAAGTAGTGACGAAAGTGAACTAAGCACAATACATAAAAGCCTTGGCAATCATAAAGACCTATTTGAACTGTTAAATAGTGCTATACTTGATAATAACCTCAGTTTCGTGAAAGAAGGAGGATTTATTCACTCAAAATACAACTCAGAATTATCTGAGTTATCCTACATATTAAATAATAGTAATAAACTAATAACCAAACTCCGTGAATCTTATCGCGACCTAACTGGTATTGCCGCACTTAAAATATTACATAACAACATACTCGGTTATTACGTTGAAGTGTCGGCAAATCACAAAATAACTTCGGATATATTTATTCATAGACAAAGCTTAGCAAATAGCATGCGCTACACTACTAATGAGTTGAAAGAACTAGAAAATAAAATTCTTACGGCACGTGATGCTGCAATCGGCTTAGAAATGAAAATTTTTAGTGAACTGTGTAGTGAAGTCGCTAAAGAATCTGAAAAAATTGCTCTTGCTGCAAATGCTTTGGCAAAACTTGATATTAGAACCGCGTTTGCAGAGCTTGCAGTGCAAAATAATTACGTAAAACCCATCATTGATGACAGCAAAGAGTTCAATATCTGTAGCGGAAGACATCCAGTGGTTGAAGTTAACGATAAATTCATTGCAAATAGCATCAATTTAGCTGGTATACATCTAATTACTGGTCCTAATATGGCTGGAAAAAGCACTTTCTTGAGGCAAAACGCTCTCATTGCAGTTTTAGCTCACATGGGGTCATTTGTGCCAGCAGAGAGTGCGCATGTAGGAGTGATTGACAAGATATTTAGCAGGGTTGGTGCAACAGATAATATAACAGCTGGTTATTCTACCTTCATGGTAGAGATGATCGAAACAGCAACGATAGTAAATCAGGCAACGGACCGTTCCTTGGTGATACTTGATGAAATTGGTAGGGGCACAGGGGTGTATGATGGATTATCTATTGCACAGGCGGTGATTGAACATATTCACAATGTAAATAAGTGCCGCGCCATTTTTGCAACTCATTATCATGAATTAACTAAAGTAGGTGAATACTTAGAAAATGTGAAATGTTTTTGTATGAAAATAAAAGAATGGAAAGGAGAAGTCATCTTTTTACATGAAGTAATTGAGGGCGTTGCAGATGAGTCATATGGAATACATGTAGCAAAACTTGCCGGTTTTCCTGATTCTGTTTTAAACAGAGCAAGAGAAGTATTTGAGGAGCTAAAGGCTTGA
- a CDS encoding ankyrin repeat domain-containing protein yields the protein MNPKELKEILAKKERVNAVIKDLVDTVTKNDLEKVKSIFEENSSIIRDVVTEVNSQSGTNLLKCSTNNKMAEYLIEKGISFSAAVTKAVKRRDLESVKSICQINSLIDKDELSQNPEPLESATYDHKFNDKIARYLIEQGANPNATDHLGRYLLHLQTAQGNFEGAKALIENGADVNLINQEVKSYQNLIIGGSALKGQTALNFAIRIYYRHKDIDDQKSDKTLKFISYLIEHKANLNIKDCNEMVPLDIAIFHNSPKIVELLIKAGADLNVGREKAEGVLKYAITEGHIDIGKATIRYILKHDSHWLTTSNKPDLLNDQQELSVYWDEYKAQVKELHDIVEDRINLTGDGSTRPIMRTVSGFLDHESRKNLVKSSFISSAEAPENFCPRKLAVISVAAITCALAIYFLAPLIMGSSIGVGTQLALGAVGAVVGGGIGILTNVAIDQCYVNLAAQKAD from the coding sequence ATGAACCCTAAAGAATTAAAAGAAATTTTAGCTAAAAAAGAGAGGGTGAATGCTGTAATAAAAGATCTTGTTGATACTGTCACCAAAAATGATTTAGAAAAAGTAAAGTCAATTTTTGAGGAAAATAGTTCCATTATTCGAGATGTTGTCACTGAGGTTAATTCCCAAAGCGGTACAAATTTATTAAAGTGTTCTACTAATAACAAAATGGCCGAATATCTAATAGAAAAGGGTATAAGCTTTAGCGCTGCAGTCACAAAGGCAGTTAAAAGAAGAGATTTAGAGTCAGTAAAATCAATCTGTCAGATTAACAGCTTAATAGATAAAGATGAGTTATCGCAAAATCCTGAGCCACTAGAATCTGCAACTTATGATCACAAATTTAATGATAAAATTGCAAGGTATTTGATTGAACAAGGTGCAAATCCTAATGCAACTGATCATCTTGGTCGTTACTTACTTCATCTGCAAACTGCACAAGGCAATTTCGAAGGAGCTAAGGCTTTAATAGAAAACGGTGCGGATGTTAACTTAATAAATCAAGAGGTAAAAAGCTATCAGAACTTAATTATTGGTGGTAGTGCGTTAAAGGGTCAAACTGCGTTGAATTTTGCAATTAGAATATATTACAGACATAAAGACATAGACGATCAAAAATCTGATAAAACCTTAAAATTTATAAGTTATTTAATAGAACACAAAGCAAACTTAAATATCAAAGATTGTAATGAGATGGTCCCTTTAGATATTGCTATATTTCATAATTCTCCAAAGATAGTAGAATTATTGATAAAAGCTGGTGCTGATCTTAATGTTGGAAGGGAAAAAGCAGAAGGTGTTTTAAAGTATGCAATTACTGAAGGGCATATAGATATAGGGAAAGCTACAATTCGATATATTTTGAAACATGACTCACACTGGTTAACAACTTCAAATAAACCAGATCTTCTCAATGACCAACAAGAGTTATCAGTCTACTGGGACGAATATAAAGCTCAAGTTAAAGAACTTCATGATATAGTGGAAGATAGAATTAACTTGACTGGTGACGGCTCTACCCGTCCTATAATGAGAACAGTGAGTGGCTTTTTAGATCATGAAAGTAGAAAAAATCTAGTAAAATCATCATTCATATCTAGTGCTGAGGCACCAGAAAATTTTTGTCCGAGAAAGCTGGCTGTTATAAGTGTAGCTGCAATAACCTGTGCTTTAGCGATATACTTTCTTGCTCCATTAATAATGGGTTCCTCTATTGGGGTTGGCACTCAATTGGCATTAGGAGCTGTAGGTGCAGTTGTAGGTGGTGGAATTGGAATCTTGACCAATGTGGCAATAGATCAATGCTACGTTAATTTAGCTGCTCAGAAAGCTGACTAA
- the aspS gene encoding aspartate--tRNA ligase yields the protein MNCYKTHACNELRKNDVEKEVTLSGWLYRKRDHGNLIFVDLRDFYGITQLVFNNDKDFFDEISNLKSESVITVTGIVKARTEDTVNSSISTGEIEVIVSNLQVESEVEFHCDEEIAKEERSILASIAGEQEYPENMRFKYRFLDLRREKARNNIILRSQIISELRRLMIEQGFLEIQTPILTASSPEGARDYLVPSRLNPGKFYALPQAPQIFKQLLMVSGFDKYFQIAPCFRDEDARADRSPGEFYQLDLEMSFVTQEDIFQVIESTLYKVFAKFSRKSVDKDFPRITYKDAMLKYGSDKPDLRNPLLISDVTEIFRDSEFNIFKSNIERGMVVRAIPAPKTAEEPRSFFDKKIEHAQREFGAKGLGYITFDKDGIAKGPIAKFLDENRLNSIKEITNIEPGDSVFFASDKENEAATIAGKVRILLGSELGLIDDNIFKFCWVIDFPYFAYDDKSKKIDFFHNPFSMPHGGLKDLEEKNPLDILAYQYDLVCNGIELSSGAIRNNKLDIMYRAFAIAGYSKEEVDTKFGALVRAFRFGVPPHGGIAPGVDRMVMLLADEPNIREVICFPMNQQGEDVLMGAPSKVEDKHLRELSLKVVE from the coding sequence ATGAACTGCTATAAAACTCACGCGTGTAATGAATTAAGGAAGAATGATGTAGAAAAGGAAGTTACTCTCTCTGGGTGGCTGTACCGTAAACGTGACCATGGTAACCTAATCTTTGTTGATTTAAGAGATTTTTATGGAATTACTCAACTGGTATTTAATAATGACAAAGACTTTTTTGATGAAATTTCAAATTTAAAATCAGAAAGTGTGATTACTGTCACAGGAATAGTCAAAGCTAGAACTGAAGACACGGTAAATAGCTCTATTTCCACAGGAGAAATTGAAGTTATAGTTAGTAATTTACAAGTTGAATCGGAAGTTGAGTTCCACTGTGATGAAGAAATAGCAAAAGAAGAAAGGAGTATATTAGCAAGTATCGCCGGTGAGCAAGAATACCCAGAAAACATGAGATTTAAATATCGTTTTCTTGACTTAAGACGTGAAAAAGCCCGTAACAACATTATTCTGCGTTCACAGATCATTTCAGAGCTCAGGAGGCTCATGATAGAGCAAGGATTTTTGGAAATTCAAACTCCAATACTTACTGCCTCTTCTCCTGAAGGTGCACGTGACTACTTAGTGCCAAGCAGACTAAATCCTGGTAAATTCTATGCATTACCACAAGCTCCACAGATTTTTAAGCAGTTGCTTATGGTTTCAGGGTTTGATAAATATTTTCAAATTGCACCTTGTTTTCGTGATGAGGACGCAAGGGCTGACCGTTCTCCTGGGGAGTTTTATCAGCTCGACCTTGAAATGTCTTTTGTGACTCAAGAAGATATATTTCAGGTTATTGAATCTACTTTATATAAAGTGTTCGCGAAATTTTCTCGCAAGTCTGTCGATAAAGATTTTCCACGCATTACATACAAAGATGCAATGCTCAAATATGGCTCTGATAAGCCAGATTTGCGTAATCCATTATTAATTAGCGATGTAACAGAAATTTTCCGTGATTCAGAGTTTAATATTTTCAAAAGCAATATTGAACGCGGTATGGTAGTGAGAGCCATTCCTGCTCCTAAAACAGCAGAGGAACCACGCAGCTTCTTTGATAAAAAGATAGAACATGCGCAAAGAGAATTCGGTGCTAAAGGTCTTGGATATATAACGTTCGATAAAGATGGAATTGCAAAAGGACCAATTGCTAAATTCCTTGATGAAAATAGGTTAAATTCCATAAAAGAAATAACAAATATAGAACCTGGAGATAGTGTGTTTTTTGCTTCTGACAAAGAGAATGAGGCAGCAACAATTGCAGGGAAAGTGCGTATTCTTTTGGGATCAGAACTAGGTCTTATAGATGACAATATCTTCAAATTCTGTTGGGTAATTGATTTTCCTTACTTTGCGTATGACGATAAAAGTAAAAAAATTGATTTCTTTCATAATCCATTTTCTATGCCACATGGTGGCTTGAAAGATTTAGAAGAAAAGAATCCACTGGATATCCTTGCTTACCAATATGATCTTGTTTGCAATGGAATAGAGCTGTCAAGTGGAGCAATTCGTAATAACAAACTAGATATTATGTACAGAGCTTTTGCCATTGCAGGCTACAGTAAAGAGGAAGTTGATACAAAATTCGGTGCGCTCGTGCGTGCATTTAGGTTTGGAGTGCCACCTCATGGTGGAATAGCACCAGGGGTTGATAGAATGGTTATGCTGCTTGCTGATGAGCCGAACATTCGTGAAGTAATCTGTTTTCCTATGAATCAGCAAGGTGAAGATGTTCTAATGGGTGCTCCTTCTAAAGTAGAGGATAAGCATTTACGTGAGTTGTCTTTAAAGGTTGTTGAATAA
- a CDS encoding MFS transporter yields MNNIQKAILSSIICNMIIWYEVTLFGVLTHIISNVFFPSESDYLSTIKFLGSFAIGFGFRPLGAFIFGYIGDKYGRRKILLTSVILASISSTAIAIIPSFKEIGIFSPILLLLCRITQGMAAGGETSINSAFLIEHSSDKKNLGFLGSMKAFSGALGSITCFVMIAVCKKFTGENYEIWGWRLLFYFCSVMGVIGFLIRYIMEESLAYKTHDQNKSLSNSPFLELIRDYKKAFVLAIGLGIAQNAIVYSAIMFYNISVKELILSGIDIKNVVRIMVEITFGTSAVLFAILSDKVGRKNVIIPTLVALACISLPALSLLSHDNHYIVTLTFLLISVPIGASFGIYNSLACELFPTKVRCTGFSLAHNISAGIFGGLSPSICMWLIEKTETKLAAGIYLTACALISLISVLQIKAKDRKVDW; encoded by the coding sequence ATGAACAATATTCAAAAAGCAATACTATCAAGCATAATCTGCAATATGATTATATGGTATGAAGTAACTCTGTTTGGAGTTTTAACGCATATAATAAGCAACGTTTTTTTTCCTTCAGAAAGTGATTATTTAAGCACAATCAAATTTCTTGGCAGTTTTGCAATTGGATTTGGATTTAGACCACTTGGTGCATTTATTTTTGGTTACATTGGAGATAAATACGGCAGAAGGAAAATTTTGCTGACTTCCGTAATATTAGCTTCGATATCATCTACTGCAATTGCGATTATACCAAGCTTTAAAGAAATAGGAATATTTTCTCCTATACTGCTTCTGCTTTGTAGAATAACACAAGGAATGGCAGCAGGTGGAGAAACAAGTATCAATTCAGCTTTTTTAATAGAGCATTCAAGCGACAAAAAAAATCTAGGCTTTTTAGGTAGCATGAAAGCTTTTAGTGGTGCTCTTGGTTCTATTACATGCTTTGTAATGATAGCTGTTTGCAAAAAGTTTACAGGTGAAAATTATGAAATTTGGGGCTGGAGGTTGCTCTTCTATTTCTGCTCTGTTATGGGTGTAATAGGCTTTTTAATAAGGTACATAATGGAAGAGAGTCTAGCATATAAAACTCATGACCAAAATAAAAGCTTATCTAATTCTCCCTTTTTAGAATTAATCAGGGACTATAAAAAGGCATTTGTGCTAGCAATTGGACTTGGCATTGCCCAAAATGCAATTGTTTATTCAGCAATCATGTTTTACAACATATCTGTAAAAGAACTTATTCTCTCAGGCATCGATATTAAAAATGTAGTAAGGATTATGGTTGAAATTACATTTGGAACGTCTGCAGTGCTGTTTGCAATACTGTCTGATAAAGTTGGAAGAAAAAACGTGATAATTCCCACATTAGTAGCTTTAGCTTGCATCAGTTTGCCAGCACTTTCGCTATTATCACATGATAACCACTATATTGTAACGCTCACTTTCCTATTAATAAGTGTGCCGATAGGTGCATCTTTTGGAATATATAATTCTCTTGCCTGCGAATTGTTTCCAACGAAAGTTAGATGCACTGGCTTTAGCTTAGCACATAACATATCTGCAGGTATTTTTGGTGGTCTTTCTCCATCGATATGCATGTGGCTTATAGAAAAAACCGAAACAAAACTTGCAGCAGGGATTTATCTTACTGCCTGCGCATTAATTAGCCTAATATCTGTGCTTCAAATTAAAGCCAAAGACAGAAAAGTTGATTGGTGA
- a CDS encoding RluA family pseudouridine synthase, whose product MSEGIKTILVEDNNVRLDRYIRRIFPNLKQSAIEKSLRKGLIKVDNCTAKSRDRVSSGQTITIRYLDYIENTNSDRKYNEKLVNLLRENILYEDEYILAINKPAGVIVQGGIKVKISISDLLDQIIEGEVFKIVHRLDRDTSGVIIFARNANVARYLMEEFKGRRVKKTYLALTSGIPSKDSGTIDYPLAKKYVSGQEKVVIDEDSPQNATTHFSIISRLKHNVAYLKLQPITGRTHQLRVHLTHINCPILGDGKYGGKKAFIDGVANQIHLHSHSLSLKLPNNKEITITAPVPGHIEKSIEVLSFN is encoded by the coding sequence ATGTCAGAAGGTATCAAAACTATATTAGTAGAAGACAATAACGTTAGGCTCGATAGGTACATCAGAAGAATTTTTCCCAATTTGAAACAATCTGCAATTGAGAAGTCTTTAAGGAAAGGATTAATCAAGGTTGATAATTGCACGGCAAAATCCAGAGATAGGGTAAGCTCTGGGCAAACTATAACGATAAGATACTTAGATTATATTGAAAACACTAATTCTGATCGTAAATATAATGAAAAGTTAGTGAATCTACTAAGAGAGAACATATTATATGAAGACGAATATATACTAGCTATAAACAAACCCGCAGGGGTCATCGTTCAAGGTGGTATAAAAGTAAAAATTAGTATTAGTGATTTGCTTGATCAAATAATAGAAGGGGAAGTATTTAAAATTGTCCATAGACTCGATAGAGATACAAGCGGAGTAATAATATTCGCGCGCAATGCCAATGTTGCAAGATACCTTATGGAAGAATTTAAAGGACGTAGGGTAAAAAAAACTTACCTAGCATTAACTTCTGGTATACCGAGCAAAGATAGTGGAACAATAGACTATCCATTGGCAAAAAAATATGTTTCAGGGCAAGAAAAAGTGGTTATTGATGAAGACTCACCTCAAAATGCCACTACGCATTTTTCAATCATATCAAGGTTAAAACATAATGTTGCTTATTTAAAATTACAACCAATTACCGGTAGAACCCATCAGTTACGTGTACATTTAACTCATATAAATTGTCCTATTCTTGGTGATGGTAAATATGGTGGTAAAAAAGCTTTTATTGATGGAGTAGCAAATCAGATTCATCTTCATTCGCATTCTTTATCTTTAAAACTGCCAAATAATAAAGAAATCACTATTACTGCTCCTGTCCCTGGGCATATCGAAAAATCTATTGAAGTGCTGTCTTTCAACTGA